TGCACTCCCTCTCTTTTAAAAATCCCTCCAGCGCAATCCGCTCGTCTTCGGAGGACTCGTCTGAAAGCCGGCGGATGCACAAGGCGATAAAATCGTCAGTCAGTTTGGACATGAGGAGGATGACTGGTTGTAGCTAAGTCGAATGGAAGACAAGAAATTCACTAGTCGTTTGTGTTACGGTCAGGTTAATTCCGGTCCTTCCGCCGGCTTCGCCATTGACAGCGATGGGGACGGGCGGCGGAAAATCCCGGCCTCCAGCCCGCCCATGACCATGAATTTTTTGTCTGATGAGCACTTGCTCGATTCAATCCGGGGTGGGGATGCCGCAGCCTTCAGGGACTTGTTTTATAACTATTACGAGCGGCTCTGCGGCTTTGCCTATGCCGTGTCGGGGCGGCGTGATCTGGCCGAGGAGGCGGTGTCAAAAGTATTCGACGAGCTTTGGCGGCGGCGCACCGATCTGCATATCACGACCGGCTTGAGGGCATGGCTTTATACGGCGGTGCGCAATCAAGTGATCGACCGCCTGCGGGCAGGTTCCCGGATGGAAACGGTTCCCCTGTCCGAATACTATTCCGGGCAGCTCGTCGACCACGACTCTGCTCCCTGCCGGATCATGCTGGCCGAAATAAACAGCGAAGTGGAACGCCTGATCGCCGCGATGCCGGAGCAGCGGCAGCTTGTATTCCGCCTGGCTCGTTTCGATGGCTTGCGTTATCGGGAAATCGCGGAGTTGCTCGGCATTTCCGAGCGCACGGTGCAAAATCACATGGTGTCTGCCGTGCGCCAGCTTGCGCCCGAATTGCCGAGGCTGCGCGAGATCATCGCCTCTTATTCCGGGAATGCCGCCAGGGAGCGCGGCATGCACTGGCTGCCGGCCTCGTGAGCCGGCTTCGCCGTCGGTTTAGGGGAGGTTCTAAAATTAACCGCGGAAAGGCGAGAAATGACGCCAAACAAGCAGTATTTTTGGCGGATTTTCGCGCCTTTTCGCGGTTGAAATTAATTTTTAGAAACTCCCTTGAATTTCGGCTGGCATCGCCGCAGCCCCGTAATAATCCCGCGCAAAGTCGTCACCTCTTTGTAGCAATTTATAATGGTAGATTATGGAGGCCGGCGACGACTTAAAGGCGCACCAAGATGAACGCATCGTTTTATTGCCGTCATGCCCGCCCTCTTCGAAACCCGCGCCACCGCCTTGCCCTCCTCCTGGCCGTCCTGCTCGCACCCTTTCTCGCGGCGGAGCCATTTGATTATGCCCGGGATCCCGAGCTCGCCGCCGCGCGGGTGAATATAACCGAATCCCCTGTCACGCTTGGCGCCCTGCTCGATCTTTGCGAGCGGCAGACCCGCTTCAAGTTTGTCTATGCAAAATCATCGGTGCCGCTGGATGCCGGCGTGGACCTTCCCGTGGCCGGCGGGCAGCGCCTCTCTTCGGTGCTGGCCGCCGCCTCGGCGCAGACCGCGGTGGTCTTCAAGCGCCAGAACAACCAGATCGGCCTGCGCCTGCGGAGGGACGACGACCAAGTGGCTCCTCCGCCTCCGTCCGGAGCGGATGCGCCCAAAAACACCGCCACCGCCGACGGCGTCGTCGCGATGGAGAAATACCAGGTGACCTCCTCGGTCCTGCGGGCCAACACCCGGGAGCTGTTCACCGAGATGCGGCGCGGTTCCGCCATTTCCATCGAGACGCTCAGCGCGGAGGACATGGCCCGGTTCATCGGCTCCGATGTATCCGATCTCATGATACGCATTCCCGGTGTTTCGACCTCGGTTGTGGGCAACTTCGCGGTCGTGCGCGGCCTCTCCGAGCGCTACAACACCGTCACCTTCAACGGCCTCGTCCTGCCCAGCTCCGACCCCGAGCGCCAGAGCACCGAGCTCGACCAGTTTCCCTCCCGCCTGCTCGACGGCATCGTGGTCTATAAAAACTTCTCGCCCGAGCTGCCCGGCAACCTCAGCGGCGGCGGCGTGGAGCTGAAGCCGCTCAGTTTCCCCTCAAAGCGCATCCTCTCCCTCACCCTCGGCGGCTCCTTCGACGAGGGTTTTTTCTCCGGCGGCGATTTCCTTACCTACAAAACCGGCGGGCACAATGACCTCTGGGCCCTCGGCACCCGCGACCGCATTTCCACCGATGATGTCTTCAAGCTTCCTTCCGATGGCATTGCCCCCAGCGCGGACAACCCTTTCACCGACCAGCGCAAGCGCCTGCCCTTCGGTCCCAAGTTCGGCTTCGTTTATGGCGACACCTTCAAGCTCGGTTCCGAGGCCCGGCTCGGCGTCTCCGTCGGCTTTTCCTACGATTCCTCCTACGGCACCGAGACCGGCTCGGCCAATGAAGGGAGTACCTTTAGTGCCCAGGTTCGCACCAATGCCGATGGCAAACGCGAGTTGTATGCCTATTTCTCCGGCGGGCTTCGCAGCAGCTACGATTATATCGAATCGGAGGCGGACGTCTCCCTCGGTTTCCTCGCCAACGCCGCCTTCACCTGGAACCCGTGGAACCGGATCAGCCTGACCGGTTTTGCTTCCCTGACCGGCATCGATACCGCCCGGCACGAATACAACATGGTCGAGGTCAACGGCGACATGCCCACGCCCGAGGCTGCCGCCGATCCGGCCCGCGGGATCACGCTGGAGGAGACCCACTACCGGTGGCGCGACCGGCTCGATTACCGCGAGCGTTTCCTCGGCGCTCTCGTCCTCGCCGGCGACCATGTTTTTCCCGCCGCCCGCGACGGCACGCTGACTTGGTCGGCGGGGCTGGCCGAGGCATCCCAAGACCAGCCCGACAGCCGGAAGATCCTCTACACCCGGCCTTACGGACAGGATTATTACGAACTGCGCACCGGCACCGACATGGACGGCTCCATCACCCGCCAGTGGCGCAAGACCGAGGAGGAGCAGGAAACCTTTCAGGTTTCCTGGAAGCAGCCGCTTGGGCGGGGTGCCTCCTTCACTTTCGGCGCAACAGTCTCGCGGACCGACCGCACTTATAGCGAACGGCTCGGCAGCGCCACCGTTGCCCCGCTTACCGATCCTCCGCGTCATCGTCCCTTCGACGATCCCTCCGATATCTGGGAGTATGCCAGGACTACCCTCCGCGCCAGCTCCACCGTCGACCAGAAGCGCTCCATCAACGCTCTTTTTCTCAAGGCCGAGACGCCTCTCTTCAGCCGCCGCCTCCGCCTCTCCGGCGGCCTCCGCTTCGAGCAGACCAGGCTCAGCGCCAGCGGCTTCGGTCTCGTGCCGGGTTCGACGCTCTCTTCCCTCGTCCACTATACCAACGGCACCGTCTCAAGCCGGGGATATTTTGGCGATGTCGATTTCAGAGGGCTGACCGAGGCCGAGCAGGAGGAGCTGGCCTCGCCCGATATCGACCAAGTGGACCTCCTGCCCATGGCCGGCCTCACTTGGAATCCCATCGACCCGCTGACCTTCCGCCTCACCGCCAGCAAGACCGTTGCCCGTCCTTCCCTGCGCGAGATCGGCAACTACTACACTTGGAATTTCGACACCGATCGCTACCAGCACGGCAACGGTTTCCTGCAAGTCTCCGACGTGCGCAATCTCGACTTCCGCGCCGAGTATTTTTTCGGTCAGGGCGACCTTGTGGCCCTCAGCCTGTTTTACAAGACCATCGAGCGCCCCATCGAGCTGGGCACAGTGCCTTTCCCCACCAGCAACGGCGGCAAGGCGGAGACTTGGTTTAACAACAACCACACCGCCCGCCTGCATGGCATGGAGTTCGAATTCCGCAAAAACCTCGGCTTTCTCGGCGATGCCCTTTCCGGCCTCTCCCTCGGCGGCAACGCCAGTTGGATCGATGCCCAGGTCGCCCCGGTGCAGTTTACCACCACAATGGGATCGGTCCGTTCCGAAAAGAACTACTCTTATCCCTACGATCCAGAACGCCGGCTCTACGACCAGCCCGAGTGGCTGGCCAATCTCGACTTCACCTGGGAAATCCGCCGCTGGGGCTCCTCCTTCACCCTGGCTTGGTTCGCCACCGACCGGGTGCTCTCCTCCGTCGAGCGGGATTTTGACGAGTATCTCGATTCCCATGAGCGCTTCGACCTGAGTTGCACCCAGCGTCTCGGGAAACGCTTCGCCCTGAAACTCTCCGTCCGGAACCTCTTCGACCCGGAGCGACGCCGCATCCGCGACAAGGACCAGACCGGCGGCGCGATCATCGTGGACCGCCGCTGGCACGACGGCCGGTCCTACACCGCCCAGATCACCGCCGAGTTTTGATGCCCGCCCCGCCTGCCCATGAATCCATCCATTCAGATCGTCCTTAAAAAGTCATGCGAAGGCCCGGGAAGTGGCGCGGGTGTCCCGCCCGCAAGGAGCGGCGACGTCCCCGTCGCCAGACGGGACGACCGTCCCGCCGGATCGAAATTAAGTGCCGGGCGCGCTCGCGCGCGTCCGGCGGCGGGGACGTCGCTCCACCGTAGCGCAGGCATCCTGCCTGCCGTCGAAACTTTATCGCGCGCAGCGCGGCATTCATTTGCAGAGATAAAGGCAGCGGCGCTTCGCGCCTTCATTTTTGACGGCAGGCAGGATGCCTGCGCCACGGGAAGCAAAGCATGGGCGGAGTGCCCGCGCCACTCCCCGCAACCTTTTCCGGCCGGCTCACCGGCCGGAATTGCCGGCGGAGGAAATTCCTCCTCCGCCGGCCTTTCGGATGGACGGCCTTGCCGCCGCCCGTCCTTTCCAGGACGCCCGGAACGCTCCTTGGCCGGGAGCGCCCCTCTCGATCCTGTCTGCCAGATAGTATCAAGCTACTAAATGTCAGTTAAGGTTGGATAAAAAGTTACGTTTATGAAACACGTCAACTCAAAGCATATCATCACGGGAGCAGCCCTGCTGCTTTCCCTCATGGCCTCCGCCTCGGCGGCCATCGAAGTCGTCACCGGCGACATCTCCACCGACACCGTCTGGAGCAGCACCAGCCAGTATGTCCTCAGTGGCACTGCCAATCAAGGTGTCATCCGGGTGCTCCCCGGTGCCACCCTGACCATCGAGCCCGGCACGATCATCCGCGGCCAGCCGCGGAGCTCTTCCGCCAACTACGACGCCGGCTCGCTGGCCGTCCTGCGTGGCGGCAGGATTGATGCCCAAGGCACTTCCTCCGATCCCATCGTCTTTACGACGGCGGCGGTGGATTTCCATACCTATGGCACCACCAACGGCATTCCCGACGGCCAGCCCGACGGCTTTGTCCGCAACGGTCCTCCCGGCTCGGGCGCGGACGCTTGGGTCATCGCCGATCGCTACGATAAGGTGGCCGATCCGGACGGTGAGCATTTCTGGGATGCCGATCCGAAAAACAGCCCGCAGTGCCCGACCATGACCGGTCTGTGGGGCGGTGTCATCGTGCTGGGCCGCGCCCCGGTCAACTACGCGGATCTGGAGGACGAGCTCAATTCGCCTCCGCTCCAGTTGGTGCAGGATACCGATCCTGTCCCGCCGCCGACGCCCTACTACTACACCAAGCCGATTGTCGAGGGATTGACTTCGCCAGACTATGCCTACGGCTCCGATTGGGCCACCAACGAGACCGTTAACGGCTACACCGGTCTGAACTACGTCGATGTCGATGACAACTCGGGCATCCTCCGCTACATCTCGATCCGCCACGGCGGCATCCAGCTGGCGGCGGACAACGAGATCAACGGCCTCACCCTTGGCGGCGTGGGCCGCGGCACCAAGATCGACCACATCGAGGTCTGGGGCAACGAGGACGACGGCATCGAGATCTTCGGCGGCACCGTCAACCTCTCGCACCTGGCGATCTTCTCGACCAAGGACGACGGGCTCGACCTCGATCACGGCTACTCCGGCCAGATCCAGTTCGTGCTCGCGGTCGGCGGTTCCTACGGGGAGAAACTCCTGGAATGGGACGGCGACGACGCCAACGAGTTCAACGTCGGCAAAGGTGCCAAGGCCAACTTCGAGCCCCGCGGCAACTGGGAGGTTCGCAATGTGACCCTGATCGGCGGCCCGACGGAGAATCCCTCCAGTTCGGCCGGCGTGGGGGCCAACATCCGCAGCAATGCCTCCAGCAAGCTCTACAACGTGATCATCGCCAACATTCCGGGCACGAGGAACTCCATCACGGACACCTCGACCTTCTGGAATGTGATCCGGCATGTCACCTATCCCAGCGCCAATGCGGTCAGCGTCAGTTCGGCGACGGTGTTCAGCAACGGATCGACGGCCAATCCCGGCCTCGGCACCATCTCCTTCGCGGTTTGCGAGTTTGAGGGTGACACCGAAGGTCTTCAGAAGCTCACCCACCTCAATCCGGTCCCTGGAAATTCCGGAGGCTCTTCGCTGGCTTGGTTGTCGAACTACTCGATTCCGGCCGGCCAGTGCTTCTTCCAAACCGCCAACTACCGTGGGGCCTTTGATCCCGGTATCACCACCAAGGCCGGACTCTGGACCACTGGTTGGACCGCCGCTTCCGCCGCGGATGCCGTGACCGTCCCCTGATGGGATGATATTGGTGTAACGCAAGATTAACGCAGGGCGGGCGGCCCCTTGCCCGTGGCACCGGGTGCCCGTCCTGTTTCCACTTTTTATCTAATATATAAAAAGGTTCCTCGCTCTTTTGCATGACTGATTAAAAACGTTTAACCACGGATTACACGGATGCGCACGGATGCAAACTTCGGTTTTTGATATTTATCCGTGTTCATCCGTGTAATCCGTGGTCAAAAAAGCGTCTGGGACAGCCATCGTTCCGAGATGACATCCTCAAATAGCGAATAACCTAAAAAGAATTTCAATTATGATGAGACAGAATATGTCTAAAATTAAACGGTATGCCTTGGTCGCCACGGCGTCTCTATTCGCCCTGTCTGCTGCGGCCCCGGCGCAGGACAAAAAATTGCTGGGAGGCATCGGGCTTGATGAATTTGTTTCTGGCAATACAACGGATACATACTTTGAAGGGAACGAGGATTACACCCGCCTGGGTTTCATAGGAAACCGATATTCCGAGGTCGATGGCCACCGCCGGGCCGATGGCAGCAGTGAGCCTTATACGCCGCGCACCGTCCTGTATTGGGATGGCACACATGGCTCCAGCATATGGGGAACTCAAAATTCTGCATCGAATATAGGAGCGCTTGAGGCAACTAACAATAGCTCGACGGTTGGAGAACAACTGATCGGTGGTGCGGGAATCGGCAGTTTTGACAACAGTGTTTACAGCTATAACGAGAATCGATGGTGGGAAGGGACCTTGCCCGCCGGAAGGCAATATGTAAGGCAGAACAACGCCCTTCGGTTGAATATAAAAGACGGTTTTTCGACATCCATTTCCATCGATGCGGTGGGCTACTCGCTCACCGACCTCGCCTTCTCCGCCTTAACGAACTCGGCGGATGTCACTATCACCCTCGGCCTCTACGATGGCACAACCATCGTGCCGCTGGGCGTCGAGAAACTGGTCAGTGGCGACTCCATGACCCAATATATCATGGACCTGAGCACCCTCGGTCTGGGCAACGCCCAAATCGACCTGGTGATGACCTACACCGCGCCGGACGGCACACTGCTCACCCTCGACAACATCCAGATCGTGGGCGTGACCTACGACCCCGCGCAGGGCCTGATGGTGGTCTGGCAGGGCGGGGACGGCACCTGGGGCGTGGCCCCGGCCAACACGCTCTGGACCAACGCCGGCGGCACGGCCACCGGCGCGTGGATGGGCGGCTTCGCCACCTTCGGCGGCACGGCGGGCACGGTCACGGTGAGCAACGAGGGAGGCCCGGTGACCTTCGCCGGCGCGGAGTTTCTCACCAGCGGCTATGTCGTCACGGGCGGCGAACTCACCACCGAGACCGAGACGATCGAGCTGCGCGTGGCCGCCGACGCGACCGCGACCATCGCCTCCAAAATCACCGGCACGGGCGGCCTCGACAAGACCGAGGCCGGCACACTCATCCTCTCCGGCTCCAGCGACTACAGCGGCGCGACCACCGTCAGCGCGGGCATGCTGTTGATCAACGGCGACCAGACCGGCGCGACGGGCGCGGTCAGCGTGACCGCGGGCGCGACGCTCGGCGGCACGGGCGTGACCGGCGGGCACGTGACCATTGCCGACGGCGGCACGCTGCTGGGCCAGTCCGGCGCGACCTTCACCCTCGGCGGCCTCACGCTCAACGAAAACGCCCGCATCGGCGCGACCCTCGGCGCGCCGGACACTACCGGCTCCCTCCCGCTTTTCCAAATCAACGGCGACCTCACGCTCGACGGCTGGCTCGACCTCGCCAACGCGGGTTCCTTCGGCCCCGGCCTGTATCGACTCTTCAACTACACCGGCACGCTCACCGACCGCGGCCTCGAATTCGGCGCCATCCCTTCCGGTGTAAGCGCGGCCGAACTCGAGGTGCAGTCCGACACCGCCGGCAAGCAGGTAAACCTGGCCTTCGCGGCGCTGGCGCGCAACTTCTGGATCGGCGGCTCCGGCACTTGGAGCGCCGACTCCGCGGGCGGCAACTGGACGGCCATCGGCGGCGTCTCGCCCGGCGCATGGGAAACCGGCCTGGCCATCTTCCAGGGCACGCCCGGCACCGTGACAGTGGACGCCACCGCGGGCGAGGTAAGCTTCACCGACATGCAGTTTTTTGTGGACGGCTACACCCTCGCGGGCGACGCGCTCACGGTCACCGGCAGCGACGGCATGGCCGTCATCCGCGTGGGCGACGGCACGGCTGCGGGCAAGGATTTTTCGGCCACCATCGCCTCGATCCTCACCGGCGCCAGCGGCATCAAAAAAGACGACCTCGGCACGCTCATCCTCTCGGGCTCGAGCACCTACGCGGGCGCGACCCAGGTCAGCGCGGGCACGCTGCGCATCGACGGCGACCAATCCGGCGCGACCGGGACGGTGACGGTGGCCTCGGGTGGCAAGCTCGGCGGCGCGGGCACGACCGGCGGCGCGGTGACGGTGAAAGCCGGCGGCATCCTGCTCGGCCAGAGCGGCCAGACCCTGGCCATGGCCGGGCTCACTCTGGAAGACGGCGCGACGATCCAGGCCAGCCTCGGCGCGCCCGGCGGCAACACGCTCTTCCAGGTCAACGGCGACCTCTCGCTCGACGGCACGCTCAACGTCACCGACGCGGGCTCTTTCGGCATCGGCCTGTATCGGCTGATCACCTACACCGGCAGCCTGGTCAAAAATGAACTCGTCCTGGGTCTGCTCCCCACCGGAGTGAACCCCAACGACCTCTCCCTCGATGCCACCGAAGCCGGCCGCATCAACCTGCTCTACCTCGACGGAGTCACGCCGCTGCCCCGGTGGATCGGTGGCAGCGGCACCTGGTCGGTGGCGCACACGCCGGCCAACTGGGGCGACGGCACGCTGGAAGGCGGCTGGCGCCCGGGCTTCGCGCTGTTCCAGGGCGAGGCCGGCACGGTCATGGTGGACACGACCGCCGGCGCGGTCGAAGTGACCGGCATCCAGTTCGCCAGCGACGGCTACCTCGTCACCGGCGGCGC
This genomic stretch from Termitidicoccus mucosus harbors:
- a CDS encoding TonB-dependent receptor domain-containing protein, yielding MNASFYCRHARPLRNPRHRLALLLAVLLAPFLAAEPFDYARDPELAAARVNITESPVTLGALLDLCERQTRFKFVYAKSSVPLDAGVDLPVAGGQRLSSVLAAASAQTAVVFKRQNNQIGLRLRRDDDQVAPPPPSGADAPKNTATADGVVAMEKYQVTSSVLRANTRELFTEMRRGSAISIETLSAEDMARFIGSDVSDLMIRIPGVSTSVVGNFAVVRGLSERYNTVTFNGLVLPSSDPERQSTELDQFPSRLLDGIVVYKNFSPELPGNLSGGGVELKPLSFPSKRILSLTLGGSFDEGFFSGGDFLTYKTGGHNDLWALGTRDRISTDDVFKLPSDGIAPSADNPFTDQRKRLPFGPKFGFVYGDTFKLGSEARLGVSVGFSYDSSYGTETGSANEGSTFSAQVRTNADGKRELYAYFSGGLRSSYDYIESEADVSLGFLANAAFTWNPWNRISLTGFASLTGIDTARHEYNMVEVNGDMPTPEAAADPARGITLEETHYRWRDRLDYRERFLGALVLAGDHVFPAARDGTLTWSAGLAEASQDQPDSRKILYTRPYGQDYYELRTGTDMDGSITRQWRKTEEEQETFQVSWKQPLGRGASFTFGATVSRTDRTYSERLGSATVAPLTDPPRHRPFDDPSDIWEYARTTLRASSTVDQKRSINALFLKAETPLFSRRLRLSGGLRFEQTRLSASGFGLVPGSTLSSLVHYTNGTVSSRGYFGDVDFRGLTEAEQEELASPDIDQVDLLPMAGLTWNPIDPLTFRLTASKTVARPSLREIGNYYTWNFDTDRYQHGNGFLQVSDVRNLDFRAEYFFGQGDLVALSLFYKTIERPIELGTVPFPTSNGGKAETWFNNNHTARLHGMEFEFRKNLGFLGDALSGLSLGGNASWIDAQVAPVQFTTTMGSVRSEKNYSYPYDPERRLYDQPEWLANLDFTWEIRRWGSSFTLAWFATDRVLSSVERDFDEYLDSHERFDLSCTQRLGKRFALKLSVRNLFDPERRRIRDKDQTGGAIIVDRRWHDGRSYTAQITAEF
- a CDS encoding autotransporter domain-containing protein: MNIKDGFSTSISIDAVGYSLTDLAFSALTNSADVTITLGLYDGTTIVPLGVEKLVSGDSMTQYIMDLSTLGLGNAQIDLVMTYTAPDGTLLTLDNIQIVGVTYDPAQGLMVVWQGGDGTWGVAPANTLWTNAGGTATGAWMGGFATFGGTAGTVTVSNEGGPVTFAGAEFLTSGYVVTGGELTTETETIELRVAADATATIASKITGTGGLDKTEAGTLILSGSSDYSGATTVSAGMLLINGDQTGATGAVSVTAGATLGGTGVTGGHVTIADGGTLLGQSGATFTLGGLTLNENARIGATLGAPDTTGSLPLFQINGDLTLDGWLDLANAGSFGPGLYRLFNYTGTLTDRGLEFGAIPSGVSAAELEVQSDTAGKQVNLAFAALARNFWIGGSGTWSADSAGGNWTAIGGVSPGAWETGLAIFQGTPGTVTVDATAGEVSFTDMQFFVDGYTLAGDALTVTGSDGMAVIRVGDGTAAGKDFSATIASILTGASGIKKDDLGTLILSGSSTYAGATQVSAGTLRIDGDQSGATGTVTVASGGKLGGAGTTGGAVTVKAGGILLGQSGQTLAMAGLTLEDGATIQASLGAPGGNTLFQVNGDLSLDGTLNVTDAGSFGIGLYRLITYTGSLVKNELVLGLLPTGVNPNDLSLDATEAGRINLLYLDGVTPLPRWIGGSGTWSVAHTPANWGDGTLEGGWRPGFALFQGEAGTVMVDTTAGAVEVTGIQFASDGYLVTGGALTTHTATTTIRVGDGTEASAGHRATIASAIVGTGGIEKSDYGTLILSGTNSYSGGTIITRGVLEISGNANLGAAGGGLALNGGTLRTTAGFSSARAVTLGANGGVLDTGANDLTLTGAIGGAGNLYKTGAGLLTLSGANTFTGTTSIAQGGIALNASSLAATVIGPGARLTGSGTIRGQLANHGVLSPGASPGAFTVEGDFVQSAAGAYHVELASASSYDRLTVNGSASLAGNLIVTGLGEFVPQAGQTFTILTAAGGVTGEFDTVISDWDALSAMLRFEAAYGGNAVIISLAQLSFAGIEGATTNQIALGQTLDAGIAAGNLATLRTALNSIPTQARVLAALNQLSPQSYERWFQQAVYSAGATVRAAEGRLAGTDARSEGGLWFELTRRETRFDATADLAKAETTADGVVVGGDTPAGESLQLGVLFSYTDEDMELDQAGGATDIERFSVLLYGRYRLAPVFFEAAVGGSYSDLASRRAIALPTYAAVAEGETHGRELIASLRAGYPLTLGALRLVPYSGLQYIDWSADAMDEEGAGDASLSLRRQSGESLASRLGVNLSWSHAGRGVTLIPRVDVAWRHEFKDDPLEIKAALGGAALTVLGRTPGSDGFQAALGLDAVFGRGLAAYLRFSGEWDTAASEALEVRGGVEFRF
- a CDS encoding RNA polymerase sigma-70 factor codes for the protein MEDKKFTSRLCYGQVNSGPSAGFAIDSDGDGRRKIPASSPPMTMNFLSDEHLLDSIRGGDAAAFRDLFYNYYERLCGFAYAVSGRRDLAEEAVSKVFDELWRRRTDLHITTGLRAWLYTAVRNQVIDRLRAGSRMETVPLSEYYSGQLVDHDSAPCRIMLAEINSEVERLIAAMPEQRQLVFRLARFDGLRYREIAELLGISERTVQNHMVSAVRQLAPELPRLREIIASYSGNAARERGMHWLPAS